Proteins co-encoded in one Desulfitobacterium hafniense DCB-2 genomic window:
- the thrB gene encoding homoserine kinase, translating into MVRVRIPATSANLGPGFDCLGMALSLYNVVQIEAADSFQIALKGDYTAGIPGDETNLVWQSMCNLWEAIGFEIPTVSLELENNIPPTRGMGSSSAAIVGGLVAANEYAGGVLSKQQILQIANRIEGHPDNVAPALLGGVTLAVTAEASVIARTVHSQPQFMALAIVPDFYLSTEKSRNVLPASISRADAVYNLSRTALLVEALIHENYELLKEGMQDRLHQNQRASLVPGLGETLQVALDSGAYGSALSGSGPTILALVSSHRAEQVSQAMVDSLAAHGLTAKAYLLSVDSEGAAVI; encoded by the coding sequence ATGGTTCGTGTCAGAATACCGGCCACCTCTGCTAACTTAGGGCCAGGCTTTGATTGTCTTGGTATGGCCCTTTCTTTATACAATGTTGTCCAAATAGAAGCTGCTGACTCTTTTCAGATCGCTTTAAAAGGGGATTATACTGCAGGCATCCCTGGGGATGAGACCAATCTCGTTTGGCAAAGTATGTGCAACCTATGGGAGGCCATTGGCTTTGAGATACCAACGGTTTCCTTGGAATTGGAAAACAACATCCCCCCCACCCGCGGCATGGGAAGCAGCTCCGCAGCCATCGTCGGCGGCTTGGTAGCAGCCAATGAATATGCGGGAGGAGTCTTGAGCAAGCAGCAAATCCTTCAGATCGCCAATCGGATCGAAGGGCATCCCGATAATGTGGCTCCGGCACTTTTAGGGGGAGTTACCCTGGCCGTCACCGCAGAGGCCTCCGTCATTGCCAGGACAGTGCATTCCCAGCCTCAATTCATGGCCTTAGCCATCGTTCCGGACTTCTATCTGTCCACCGAAAAAAGCCGCAATGTGCTGCCTGCCTCCATTTCCCGGGCAGATGCCGTCTATAATCTCTCCCGGACAGCCCTGCTGGTGGAAGCCTTGATCCATGAGAACTACGAGCTCCTTAAGGAAGGTATGCAGGATCGGCTGCACCAAAACCAGCGGGCCAGCCTGGTCCCCGGCCTTGGGGAAACCTTGCAGGTGGCACTGGATTCCGGGGCCTACGGTTCCGCTCTCAGCGGTTCCGGCCCTACCATCCTGGCTTTGGTCTCTTCCCACAGGGCTGAGCAGGTTTCCCAAGCCATGGTAGACTCCTTGGCAGCTCATGGCTTGACAGCCAAGGCCTACCTCCTCTCCGTCGACTCGGAGGGGGCGGCGGTTATTTAA
- a CDS encoding homoserine dehydrogenase: protein MQVVKIGLLGLGTVGSGVIQILEQNANDIQNRSLSQIKVSKVLVRNLKAPRSIAGDFTLTDQAADVLTDPDISIVVEVMGGIEPAKTYILEAFKQGKNVVTANKDLLALHGQELLDAAKEAGKDLYFEASVAGGIPIIAALKQSLAGNRISEVLGIINGTTNYILTAMTEQGRDYQEVLKEAQELGYAEADPTADVDGLDAARKLAILASIAFNSRVTVNDVYVEGIAKITSEDIAYARELNSTIKLLAVAKAQADGIEVRVHPAFVPDNHPLAAVSGVFNAIYVVGDAVGETMFYGRGAGSLPTGSAVVSDIIQVVRNINADSTANINCTCYNELAIKSEQDFKSAFYIRLRVKDEPRVLATLALLFAEAGVSFASIIQKQKKRQEAEIVLVTHPTQESCLREALDSVRAYSKVLSIHNVIRFESGEHYD, encoded by the coding sequence ATGCAGGTCGTTAAGATTGGACTGCTGGGTCTCGGAACCGTCGGCAGTGGCGTAATTCAGATCCTTGAGCAAAATGCTAATGATATACAGAACCGTTCCCTAAGTCAGATTAAAGTCTCCAAGGTCCTGGTGCGGAACCTTAAGGCTCCCCGCTCAATCGCAGGGGATTTTACTCTAACCGATCAAGCCGCCGATGTTCTCACCGACCCCGACATCAGTATTGTCGTCGAAGTGATGGGCGGCATTGAACCGGCCAAAACCTATATATTAGAAGCTTTTAAACAAGGGAAGAATGTGGTGACCGCCAATAAGGACCTTTTGGCCCTTCATGGGCAAGAGCTTTTGGATGCGGCTAAAGAAGCTGGCAAAGATCTTTATTTTGAAGCCAGTGTAGCCGGCGGCATTCCTATTATCGCCGCCCTGAAGCAGTCTCTGGCCGGGAATAGAATCTCTGAAGTCCTGGGGATTATTAACGGCACCACCAACTATATCCTGACCGCTATGACCGAGCAGGGCCGGGATTATCAGGAAGTCCTGAAGGAAGCTCAAGAGTTAGGTTATGCGGAAGCCGACCCGACCGCAGATGTGGACGGACTGGATGCCGCCCGCAAGCTGGCCATCCTCGCCTCCATCGCCTTTAACTCCCGGGTCACCGTCAATGATGTCTATGTGGAAGGGATCGCCAAGATCACTTCCGAAGACATCGCCTATGCCCGTGAACTCAATTCCACCATCAAACTTCTGGCTGTGGCTAAAGCTCAGGCCGACGGCATCGAGGTTCGTGTCCACCCTGCCTTTGTGCCCGACAACCATCCCCTGGCTGCTGTCAGCGGAGTTTTTAATGCTATCTATGTGGTGGGAGACGCCGTTGGCGAAACCATGTTCTATGGCCGGGGTGCCGGGTCCCTGCCCACTGGAAGTGCCGTTGTCTCCGATATCATTCAAGTGGTCCGGAATATCAATGCGGATTCTACGGCTAACATTAATTGCACTTGTTACAATGAATTAGCCATCAAAAGCGAACAGGATTTTAAAAGCGCTTTCTATATCCGGCTGCGGGTCAAGGATGAACCCCGGGTTCTGGCTACCCTAGCCCTGCTTTTCGCCGAAGCCGGGGTGAGCTTTGCTTCCATCATTCAAAAACAGAAAAAACGCCAGGAAGCGGAAATCGTCCTGGTCACCCACCCCACTCAGGAATCCTGCTTGCGTGAAGCTCTGGATTCGGTCCGGGCCTACAGCAAAGTGCTCTCCATCCACAATGTGATTCGTTTTGAATCAGGTGAGCATTACGACTAG